The sequence TATTTTTCCCGCAGTTTGTTCCCAAATTTCGGGACCTGTGGTTTTGTAATGTGCATCAATGTTCAATTCGTTGAAATATTGATTGATGTAAACCGAACCTTTAACTTCGCTATGAAGTCTTTTTGCAACTTCGTAATAAGAACGTGGATCATCCGCGCTAACGTGAGCTGGACATACATAAACTTTGGCACCCATCGTTTTCAGCATATCAATTTTATCTGCAGAAGATTTTGAGCTAACCGCCAAAATGCAATCATAACCTTTAATGATGCTAACCATTGCCAAGCTAAAACCCGTGTTTCCACTAGTTGTTTCAATGATTGTATCGCCTGGTTTAAGGATTCCTTTTTTCTCGGCTTCTTCTATAATATATAGTGCAATACGGTCTTTGGTAGAATGACCAGGATTGAAAGCTTCAACCTTTGCGAAATAATTACCCTTCATGTTTTGGGTAATTTTATTAAGCTTTATTAACGGTGTGTTGCCTATTAATTCCAACACATTATTGTGGGCTTTTATTTCTTCTTTCATAAAGAGGGAGTTCGTTTTAAAATACCTTCAGTTTAAAACTGAAAATTTTAACTTGGCAAAGGTAAGGAATTATTTTTATTACTCCTTAATTCCTTCCAAATCCAACAAAAAGGCATAATCCATTGCAACTTCCTTCAGAGCTTCAAAACGCCCAGAAGCCCCGCCGTGACCAGCATCCATATTAGTTTGCAATAAAAGAATATTTTTGTCTGTTTTTAAATCTCTCAGCTTTGCAACCCATTTTGCTGGCTCATAATATTGTACTTGACTGTCGTGAAGCCCCGTTGTTACAAGCATATTTGGGTATGATTTTGCTTCAACATTATCGTATGGTGAATAACTTTTCATATAATTATAGGATTCAGCTTCGTTTGGATTTCCCCATTCGTCATATTCTCCTGTTGTTAGAGGGATTGAATCATCAAGCATTGTAGTAACAACATCTACAAAAGGAACCGAGGCGATAATACCGTTATAAAGTTCTGGAGCCATATTGGCAACGGCACCCATTAAAAGTCCGCCAGCAGAGCCTCCTGACGCGTAAAGATGCTCAGGAGAAGTGTATCCTTCGGCAATTAAATATTTTGAAGCATCAATAAAATCTGTAAACGTATTTTTCTTTTTCAGCAATTTTCCATCCTCATACCATTGTCTCCCCATATATTCACCACCGCGAATGTGTGCAATTACATATATGAAACCACGATCCAAAAGACTTAGTCGCACTGTTGAAAAGTATGGGTCAATGGTAGCTCCGTAAGAACCATAGCCATAAATTAACGTTGGATTTTTACCGTCTTTTTTTATTCCTTTTCTATAAATAACGGACATTGGAATTTTTGTTCCATCAGCTGCAGTTGCCCATAAACGCTCCGTTTCATAATTATCTTTATCAAATTTTCCACCTAAAACTTCGGTTTCCTTTAAAACTGTTTTCTCCTTAGTTTCCATATTAAAATCTAAAATGGAAGCTGGCGTATTCAATGAATTATAGCCATATCGAAGAATCTTAGTATCAAATTCTGGGTTTTGAGTTGTAAAAGCTGTGTAGGTTTCATTATTGAAAGGAAGGTAATAATCTTCGTTACCTTTCCACTTTTTGATTCGAATTTGTGTGAGACCATTACTTCGTTCACTTAAAACTAAATAGTCTTTAAAAATATCAATGTCTTCCAACAAAACATCAGTTCTATATGGAATCATATCCACCCAATTTTCTTTGGAAGTTTTTTCTTCCGAAGTTTTCATCAGTTTGAAATTGAGCGCTTTGTCCTTATTCGTCAGCACATACCAATTATTTCCATAATGCGAAATACTGTATTCCAATCCTCTTTCTCGTGGTTGAAAAATTTTGAATTCGCCCGTTGGATTATCGGCGTCTAAAAATCTATATTCTGAAGTGAGCGTGCTGTAGGAACCGATTACGATAAATTTTTTCGACTTCGTTTTGTAAACATAGGTGCCGAAAGTATCGTCTTCTTCAGTAAATATCAGCTCGTCTGTAATCGGGTCTGTACCTAAAGTATGACGGAAAATTCTATCTGCGCGAAGCGTGTTTTCATCTTTTCTTGTGTAAAAAAGCGTTTTATTGTCGCTACCCCAAGTTGCGCTGCCTGTTGTTAGTGGAATCCGTTCTGGATAAATTTCGCCTGTTTCCATATTTTTTATGAAGATGTCGTATTTTCTTCGGCTTAAAGTATCTACGCCGAAAGAAACTAATTTGTTGTCTTCGGAAACATTAAGGCCGGAAAGATTGTAATACGAATGATCTTTTGCCATTTCATTTACATCAAAAAGGATTTCTTCCGCAGCGTCCAATGAAACTTTTTTGCGAGTGTAAATTGGGTAATCCTTTCCTGTTTCGAAGCGAGTTATGTAAAAGTAACCGTTCAATTTATAAGGAACAGATTCATCATCTTCCTTTATTCGCGCCTTCATTTCTTCAAAAAGATCTTCTCTGAATTTTTTTGTATGAGCCGTAATTGTTTCGTAATACTTATTTTCTTCATTCAAATAATCAATTACTTTTTGGTCTTCTGGATTGTTGAGCCAGTAGTAATTATCAATTCGAACATCACCATTGGCTTTTAATTCTTTAGTGATTTTCTCGGCTTTCGGGGGAGTAATATTCATAATATCTGTTGAAGTTTCCTGCGCATTTATTGAAGCGGCAAAAATAAGGGAAGCAATTGAAAGGAACGCGAATTTTTTCATCATTGTATTATTTTTAAATAGTGATACAAAGTAGTAAATTTGCAGCAAAATAAAATTATAAAAATATGTTTGGAGATTTAATGGGAATGATGGGCAAACTTAAGGAAACCCAAGAAAAAGTAGAAGCTACAAAAAAACGATTGGATACAGTGCTTATTGATGAAGCCAGCAGCGACGGACTTCTAAAAATAACGCTTACCGCAAACCGAAAAATTAAAACCATCGAGATTGATGATAGTCTTTTGGAAGATAAAGAACAATTGGAAGATTATTTGATCTTGACGCTGAATAAAGCCATCGAAAAAGCAACCAATGTTCACGAAACTGAAGTTGCAGCTGTTGCTAAAGAAGGAATGCCAGACATTCCTGGAATGGATATGTTTAAATAAGAGAATGCTAAAATTATTATAAAAGCATCCAATTATTTTCAGAAAGTATTGTTTTTCACGATATTGGCGATAAATTTTTAAATAAACCTTAAACACCTAATTATTATGTTTGAACTTAAAAAAAGCGGTGATAAATTTCACTTTGTATTAAAAGCAAGCAATGGTCAAGTAATTCTTTCTAGCCAAATGTATGCGACCAAAGCTTCAGCAATGAACGGCATTGAATCAGTTCAGAAAAACTGCGGTAAAGACGATAGTTTTGAAATGAAAACTGCAAAAAATGGTAAAACTCACTTCAACATTAAAGCTACAAACGGTCAGATTATTGGCAGTAGCCAAATGTATGCTGCGGAAAGCGGTGCTAAAAACGGAATAGAGTCTGTGCGTAAAAATGCGCCAGGAGCTTCTGTTCAAGAAGTAGAATAAAGAAATTTATCTTTCAATAGAATCCTCGGTTCGCTGGGGATTTTTTTTGGATTATTTTTACTTCAAATAGAAAGGGATTGAACCCCTGTCCCCTAAAGGGGAGAAGCCAATTTATAATATCAGAATTCACGAATCACGAGTTAACAAATCCCGAATCACAAGAATGCAATTACTAAACAACTGGAGAATAATTATCCTTCTCTGTCTAACCCTCGGCCTAGCTCCTTTTCTCCCAGAACCACACATTTGGGGAAAACTGAAATGGATTGTCGGAGGTGCCGAAGGTATGCAAGCAGCAGACTGGTTTGATGTTTTGCTTCACGGTTTTCCTTTCATACTTTTGCTTAGATTGTTGATAGTGAAACTATTTCCTTCGAAAAAAAATTAACTAACGAAATTATTCACTTCATAAATTGGGCTGTGTATAACTAAGCGTTGCGAAACACGCCTGATTTCGCTATTTTTGTAAATATAAAACCTATTGTAATGCAGACAGACCCAAAGACAAACGGCGAGATTTCTTTTAACGATTTTAAAGAATCTGTGCTGAACGATTATAAAATAGCCGTAACCAGCCGCGAGTGTAGTCTATTGGGGCGTCGCGAAGTGCTTACAGGAAAAGCAAAGTTCGGAATTTTCGGCGACGGAAAAGAAGTGCCACAACTAGCTTGGGCCAAAGCATTCCAAAACGGCGACTGGCGCAGTGGTTACTACCGCGACCAGACCTTTATGATGGCAATTGGAAAGTTGACCATTGAACAATTTTTCGCAGGTCTTTACGGACATACAGATATAAAAGCAGATCCAATGAGCGCTGGAAGACAAATGGGCGGCCACTTTGCCACTCATAGTTTGAATGAAGATGGAAGTTGGAAAAACCTAACGCAACAAAAAAATAGTAGTGCAGATATTTCGCCTACAGCTGGTCAAATGCCACGTTTGTTGGGCTTAGCACAGGCTTCAAAAATATTTAGAAACGTAAAAGGAATTGAAGATAAAACCAATTTCTCCATCAATGGAAACGAGGTTGCTTGGGGAACCATTGGAAATGCTAGTACTAGTGAAGGACTTTTTTGGGAAACCATAAACGCTGCGGGAGTACTGCAAGTGCCGATGGTTATAAGTGTTTGGGATGATGAATATGGAATTTCCGTTCACGCAAAATACCAAACTACCAAAGAAAATATCTCTGAAGTATTAAAAGGTTTTCAACGCACTGAAGACGAAAACGGTTATGAAATTATTCGTGTAAACGGTTGGGATTACCCTGAACTTATTGACGTTTACAGCCGAGCATCAAAAATAGCTAGAGAAGAACACGTTCCGGTTTTGATTCACG comes from Aequorivita sublithincola DSM 14238 and encodes:
- a CDS encoding PLP-dependent cysteine synthase family protein, yielding MKEEIKAHNNVLELIGNTPLIKLNKITQNMKGNYFAKVEAFNPGHSTKDRIALYIIEEAEKKGILKPGDTIIETTSGNTGFSLAMVSIIKGYDCILAVSSKSSADKIDMLKTMGAKVYVCPAHVSADDPRSYYEVAKRLHSEVKGSVYINQYFNELNIDAHYKTTGPEIWEQTAGKITHLVACSGTGGTISGTARFLKEQSRKIGTNIRVIGIDAYGSVLQKYHETKEFDANEIYPYRIEGLGKNLIPSATDFNIIDKFEKVTDESSAHTARELAKTEGLFVGYTSGAAMQGLRQLEEEGEFDENSNIVVIFPDHGSRYMSKIYNDEWMSQQGFFDSETAEIHKIEYIK
- a CDS encoding S9 family peptidase translates to MKKFAFLSIASLIFAASINAQETSTDIMNITPPKAEKITKELKANGDVRIDNYYWLNNPEDQKVIDYLNEENKYYETITAHTKKFREDLFEEMKARIKEDDESVPYKLNGYFYITRFETGKDYPIYTRKKVSLDAAEEILFDVNEMAKDHSYYNLSGLNVSEDNKLVSFGVDTLSRRKYDIFIKNMETGEIYPERIPLTTGSATWGSDNKTLFYTRKDENTLRADRIFRHTLGTDPITDELIFTEEDDTFGTYVYKTKSKKFIVIGSYSTLTSEYRFLDADNPTGEFKIFQPRERGLEYSISHYGNNWYVLTNKDKALNFKLMKTSEEKTSKENWVDMIPYRTDVLLEDIDIFKDYLVLSERSNGLTQIRIKKWKGNEDYYLPFNNETYTAFTTQNPEFDTKILRYGYNSLNTPASILDFNMETKEKTVLKETEVLGGKFDKDNYETERLWATAADGTKIPMSVIYRKGIKKDGKNPTLIYGYGSYGATIDPYFSTVRLSLLDRGFIYVIAHIRGGEYMGRQWYEDGKLLKKKNTFTDFIDASKYLIAEGYTSPEHLYASGGSAGGLLMGAVANMAPELYNGIIASVPFVDVVTTMLDDSIPLTTGEYDEWGNPNEAESYNYMKSYSPYDNVEAKSYPNMLVTTGLHDSQVQYYEPAKWVAKLRDLKTDKNILLLQTNMDAGHGGASGRFEALKEVAMDYAFLLDLEGIKE
- a CDS encoding YbaB/EbfC family nucleoid-associated protein; its protein translation is MFGDLMGMMGKLKETQEKVEATKKRLDTVLIDEASSDGLLKITLTANRKIKTIEIDDSLLEDKEQLEDYLILTLNKAIEKATNVHETEVAAVAKEGMPDIPGMDMFK
- a CDS encoding YegP family protein — encoded protein: MFELKKSGDKFHFVLKASNGQVILSSQMYATKASAMNGIESVQKNCGKDDSFEMKTAKNGKTHFNIKATNGQIIGSSQMYAAESGAKNGIESVRKNAPGASVQEVE